The sequence below is a genomic window from Gammaproteobacteria bacterium.
GTTCCCAGCACTGTAATTCGCATTTATACTTCCTATGTTTTTCAGGATTCAATATTAGGCAGAATCCTATCATTTGCCAAAAAAATATCACGCTAATTCAGGCTGCCAAGCGATGACGCCTACTGTACATCGAATGACACTATGTTATGATCGTTGGCTATTATTTCGCAGCGGGAGAAATTAAGTGCGCAAGCTTATTATTGTTAGTTTGATGGGATTGTCCTGTCTATTTGTCGAGCAAACCTCTTTTTCACAAGACAGCTCACCAATTCCTGATTCAGCGCTTTCATTACCTCTTCCAATGCAAACCAGCGCGCCGCAGCCAGTGTTGATTCCTCAAGCGCCGGCTATTGATGCCAAGGGTTATGTGCTTATGGATGTTGCTACCGGTAACATTATTGCACAAAGCAATATGGATGAAAGATTGGAGCCCGCGAGCTTAACAAAACTAATGTCGACTTACGTTGTCTTTGGCGCATTACAAAGCAAAACCATTACTCTGGATGACCAAGTCAGAGTGAGTGAAACCGCATGGCATGCTGAAGGGTCACGCATGTTCATTAAAGAAGGCGATGATGTAAAAGTCAGCGATTTGATTCAAGGTGATATCGTTGCATCAGGCAATGATGCCACCATCGCATTATCAGAACATGTTGCCGGCAGCGAAGCTAGCTTTGTTGAAATGATGAACTCACAAGCACAACGCTTGGGAATGACTAGCTCACATTTTGTCGATGCCACAGGATTACCTGCAGATGATCACTACACCACGCCCAAAGATTTATCTATTTTGGCTAGAGCCATCATTCTTAATTTCCCCGACCAATATCATTGGTTTTCAGAAAAATGGTTTGATTACGCTGGCATCAAGCAACCGAATCGCAACCGATTATTGTGGCAATATCCTGGCACTGACGGCTTGAAAACAGGTCACACTGACGCAGCAGGTTATTGTTTGATTGCTTCAGCCGTAAAAGATAACACTCGATTATTGGCAGTTGTCATGGGTGCCCCGTCCGATAAAGAACGCGCCGCTGACGCTATTAAGTTGTTCACTTATGGCTTTAGATTTTTTCAAAGCACCAAACTCTATGATGCGAATGTAGAATTAACCACGACACGTGTTTGGAAAGGCGAAAAGCAAAACGTTAAATTAGGCATAGCAGCACCGATCAATGTCACTCTGCCAGTGGGAGCACAAAAACTGGTAAAAACAGCTATTGAAGTCAATCCAAATATTGTCGCTCCTATCGTAAAAGGGCAGACATATGGCAAAGTAACCGCAAGCTATGAAGGCAAAGTCGTTGCAACCGCTCCTTTAATCGCTTTAGAAGATATTCCAAAGGGAGGACTCTTCCGCAGAATTTCTGACAGCATCTCCAAAGCTTTTCATCGACTCTTTGGAAAAGAACAAAACTAAGACAAGAACAAAACAACCTCTACAGCGAGTAATTAATGAGTAATACTAAAGGGCACATGGTTTATTTGAATGGCGAATATCTTGACTTACAAAAAGCCAAGATATCCGTTTTAGATCGAGGCTTTCTATTTGGCGATAGCGTTTATGAAGTCATTCCTGTTTATAATCATCGACCCTTTGCTGCGAAGCAGCATCTCGATCGTTTAACTAAAAGTCTTACGGCCATTCATATGGATTCTCCTTTGGATCATGATAGCTGGATTGAAATATTTGATCGCGTTTTAGCGTCTTCAGCATTAAGCGATAAAATGCTTTATATACAAGTCACTCGAGGCGCTTATCCTTCTCGTGGTCATGCGATTCCTGATGACGTCACTCCAACGGTACTCGTTGCAGCACTTCCAACCACGCGCAGGTATGTATTGGAAGGCGTTAATGTCATTACCGTTAAAGATCAACGCTGGGCAAATTGCCGCATAAAAGCCACGACGCTATTACCTAACGTACTAGCGAAAGACGCCGCTCAACGTGTTTCAACGCATGATGCTATTTTTGTTAAAGATGGGTTTGCACTAGAGGGCACCGCCAGCAATCTTTTTATGGTAAAAGGTAACACCGTTTTCACTTCTCCTTTATCCGCTAATATTCTTCCAGGCATTACTCGCAGTATTGTGATCGATATTTTAAAAACGCATCACATTGCGATTGAAGAAAAAATGATTACGCTGGATGAACTGAAAAAAGCAGATGAAATATGGCTAACAGGCTCAGTACAAGAAATTGTTCCGGTCGTATTATTGGATCATTGTGCGGTTGCTGACGGAATAGTCGGCCCAATGTGGAAACGCATCACGCGTCTTTATGCAGACAGAGTTGAACAAGAGACCACCTAGACCATGACTGAGCAATATGAACAACCGTCGGCTACATCTATCCTCGAATTTCCTTGTGCGTTTACAATTAAAGCCGTCGGGAAAGCCACGCCTGAATTTGAAAGCGCTGTATTAGACATTATAAAACAACATGCAAATGATTTGCTCAATGAACACTCTGTTCGACAACGCTATAGTCGCGATAAAAATTATCTCGCTCTAAGCATTACCATTCAAGCACAGAGTAAAGCACAATTAGACGCGATTTATCAAGATTTAACGAAAGAGCCGTTAGTGAAAATGGCGTTGTAGCGGGTTGATTATGAAAATAAAATATCTCGGCCTACAAGATTTTTCTACTACTTGGCAAGCGATGCATAATTTCACCCTGAATCGTGATGAAAACACTGAGGATGAGTTGTGGGTACTGCAACATCCTCCAGTGTTCACTCAGGGGCAAGCGGGTAAGCCCGAGCATATTTTAAATCCGCATGAAATCCCTGTGATTGCGACAGACAGGGGTGGACAAGTGACCTATCATGGGCCTGGGCAAGTGGTCGTATATATTTTATATGATTTAAAACGCGCCAAAATGGGCATACGTCAACTCGTTTCTTCCCTTGAACAGGGAGTTATTCAATTGCTAGCACAGTACAGAATTGATGCAAAAAATCACTGCGACCGCCCCGGCGTCTATATTCAAGAAGAAAAAATTGCTTCGATTGGGTTACGTGTTAAAAAAGGATGCAGTTTCCACGGCGTTAGTTTTAATGTTGCCATGGACTTAACGCCTTTTACTTATATTAACCCCTGTGGTTATGCTCAATTAAAAATGACACAACTCTCAAATTTTGTCCAAAATGTAGATATTGAAAAAATTCAACACAA
It includes:
- a CDS encoding DUF493 domain-containing protein → MTEQYEQPSATSILEFPCAFTIKAVGKATPEFESAVLDIIKQHANDLLNEHSVRQRYSRDKNYLALSITIQAQSKAQLDAIYQDLTKEPLVKMAL
- the lipB gene encoding lipoyl(octanoyl) transferase LipB, which codes for MKIKYLGLQDFSTTWQAMHNFTLNRDENTEDELWVLQHPPVFTQGQAGKPEHILNPHEIPVIATDRGGQVTYHGPGQVVVYILYDLKRAKMGIRQLVSSLEQGVIQLLAQYRIDAKNHCDRPGVYIQEEKIASIGLRVKKGCSFHGVSFNVAMDLTPFTYINPCGYAQLKMTQLSNFVQNVDIEKIQHNLAEALANCIRNNSKSSCAQRPPSG
- a CDS encoding aminotransferase class IV, which produces MSNTKGHMVYLNGEYLDLQKAKISVLDRGFLFGDSVYEVIPVYNHRPFAAKQHLDRLTKSLTAIHMDSPLDHDSWIEIFDRVLASSALSDKMLYIQVTRGAYPSRGHAIPDDVTPTVLVAALPTTRRYVLEGVNVITVKDQRWANCRIKATTLLPNVLAKDAAQRVSTHDAIFVKDGFALEGTASNLFMVKGNTVFTSPLSANILPGITRSIVIDILKTHHIAIEEKMITLDELKKADEIWLTGSVQEIVPVVLLDHCAVADGIVGPMWKRITRLYADRVEQETT
- a CDS encoding D-alanyl-D-alanine carboxypeptidase; amino-acid sequence: MRKLIIVSLMGLSCLFVEQTSFSQDSSPIPDSALSLPLPMQTSAPQPVLIPQAPAIDAKGYVLMDVATGNIIAQSNMDERLEPASLTKLMSTYVVFGALQSKTITLDDQVRVSETAWHAEGSRMFIKEGDDVKVSDLIQGDIVASGNDATIALSEHVAGSEASFVEMMNSQAQRLGMTSSHFVDATGLPADDHYTTPKDLSILARAIILNFPDQYHWFSEKWFDYAGIKQPNRNRLLWQYPGTDGLKTGHTDAAGYCLIASAVKDNTRLLAVVMGAPSDKERAADAIKLFTYGFRFFQSTKLYDANVELTTTRVWKGEKQNVKLGIAAPINVTLPVGAQKLVKTAIEVNPNIVAPIVKGQTYGKVTASYEGKVVATAPLIALEDIPKGGLFRRISDSISKAFHRLFGKEQN